From the Planktothricoides raciborskii GIHE-MW2 genome, the window AGAGGCTCTTTGGACATGGTAATATCCAGGAGAATATGTTCATCCGGATTGGGGAGAGTGCTGCGACGGGCAACCAGTTGAGACCTGTCAGAAGTGATTCCTTGACAACGACCTTCTGCATAAGCCGCATAAGCTGGGTCAGCTTGTTGGAAAGTAACAGTTTCAGACTGGACATTCCGTTGACGCAGGGCATCAGTTAAATTGAGTTCTGATGTGGTTCCTGCTTCCACACAAACGGCTTTTCCTTGTAAATCTTCTAATTTAGTAATCCCGCTATCTTTGCCAACCATCATCCCCTGTCCATCGTAGAATGTGGTTGGGGCAAATTCTAAGCCAACGGAGGTATCACGGCTAATTGTCCAAGTGGTATTGCGAGAAAGTATATCCACTTCTCCTGCTTTTAAGGCTTCAAATCTTTCTGTCGAGTCTAAATTGCGATATTCAACTGCATTGGGATCCCCCAAAACTGCTGCGGCTACTGCTTTACAAATATCCACATCTAAGCCGGAATATTCACCACTTTCATTGACAAAGCTAAATCCGGGGATTTTGCCATCAACGCCACAAATGAGTTGGCCTCGCTGTTTGACAATATCGAGGCGACTTTTACCTGTTCCGGTGCTGGTTGTTGAGGTGGAATTTGCCCCAGAGGAATTTGTGGTGCTGCTGGTGGTATTCGATGATTCACAGGCTGTGAGTGTGGCAACTAACAGCAGTGTTCCTATGAGCAAAGAACCGCATTTGTGCATAGTTTTATGGTTTTATGTTGGTTGTTTATGGGCTGGGCAGGTTGATTTTCAAGCGGTTGAGGTGATTACCTCTCCATGATTTGCCTGAAACGCTTTAAGCTTACCTTAAGTGTTATGGTTAGTCCAAAGTCATTTGAGAACCCCAAAGATTTTGGGGCAGAAAAGATCGATTCATGTCCAGGGGGGCGACGGGCTCGGTGAGGGTGAATTCCCCTTGAGCAATCCATTGTTTGAGTTCTAAGGCGACTTGACGAGATAGGTAGATGCTGGCTAATGGGGCAACCCGCACGGGTTTGCCTTCGATTTTTAGGCGTCCGGTCTTGAGTTGAGCGTAGCTGACTAAACCAAAGGTGGGGCGAACTCGGCGCGGGATGGAGAAGTCTACCACGGGGGCGACGATTTCTTTGTCGGAGACGGCACAGCATTGAACTACGGCTTCGTTGAGGACGGGGAAGGCAACGCCAACTCCGAGCATGATCGAGGGGCCATAGTTTTTGAAGTAGCAGCCGCGCACCCATTTGGGATTCATTTGTTTGGCGTCGCCAATGAGGGCTAGGGTGGCTGCAGGGCCGATGGGGGTCTGGTTGGGGAGGCGCTTTTGCAGGGGAAAATGCTGGGTGCCTTCCCAGGCGACATAGCCAATGCCACCTGCCAGGAAAATGCGGCTACCAATGCCGATCAGTTTGAGTTCTGGGTCGTTGAGTAGGGGAGATAGGGCGCCGATGTTGGAGTAAACGGCGTTACCGAGGCGCGGTTGTAAGGGGCCGAGGTAGGTATAAAGGGGGCGATCGCCTCCATTGACTCCCACAATAAAATTTTGGTAAAGATTTCGAGGATTGTAGAGATAAAACTGATTAATCGTATCGCGGGAAATCGTGGTTTCAAAAGAAGCCCGGGGATAGCAGTCGGTTTCTTGACCGATCGCCCGCAAATGGACAGGTTTGCCCGCAATCAGATTGGCAATCACATGACCGCCGCCAATTTCTCTGCTTTCGTCGCCATCTTCGCTGACTTCCGTGGCACCTAAATACAAATCTACCGCCCCAAAGCCAGAATAAGCTAAGACGCCATCTAACCAGCAACGGCGGATTTTAATTGGTGGATCTGTATGACCTAAGTTAATAATGGCTCCCGATGATTCCATGGGTTCAAACGTGCCCGTTGTCACCACATCAACTTCTTTCGCCATCTGAGCCACGCTAGTTTCGGCGACTCGGGCTTTTAATTCTTCTACAGTTAAAACAACTGCACGTTTTTCTTTAATTTTTTCGTTAATTTCCGCAATAGTTCGCATTTTAAATCTTTAATCAATTCTCAGGAATGGATGAAAAAGTCTCTAACCCTATTCAAACAATAGATTAAGCCTGGGGAGAGTTTTCCGAAGCCTCAGATACATCCTCTGATGCCGGTATATTTTCCACCGCATTTTCTAGGTTTTCCTGCGGCGTCACGGCTCCAGAAGGAGAATTTGTTGGGGTTATATCAGTGTTTTCTGAGGTTTCTAAAATTTCTGGCGGTGGATTGGCGGAAACTAAGCAAATCGCTGGTTCTGGATCTAAGATTTGACTTATTTGATTTAAATTAGCCATATTTTCTGAAATATTCTCCAGTTTTTTATCCCATTTATCTAAAACATCTTTTATTAAAATTTCCTGCACCCAAACTTGAGCGACTACGGTCAATGGCAAAGCCAAAAATAAACCTAAAAAACCAAAAAATGTAGCAAAAAATAGTTGAGCTAATAAGGTGATAGCAGGCAGAAGTGAAACCTGTTGAGCCATCACAAATGGGGTGAGAAAATTACTCTCCGCTTGTTGAATTAAAATATAAAGAATTAAAACCGCGAGGGATTTCCAAGGGTCATCTAAAACAGCAATGACCATTGGTGGGAGAACACTCAGACCAGGCCCAATATTGGGAATAAAGGTGAGTAAACCGGCTAAGACTGCGTGAGCGAGGGCTAACCGTACCCCCAAAATCGATAAACCGATCCAGCTTAATACGGTAATTGCGGTCATGTTCAGCAATATCCCAACCAACCATCCCCCCAATGCCACATCACAGCGGTCTAAAATATACTCCACTCGTCGCCGATAAAAGGAGGGAAATAAGCGGACAAATGCTCTGCGGTAGGCGAGGGGTTCTGCTAGGATCATAATGGATAAAATCATTACCAGCAAAAAGCTGAGGAAGACCCCTACGGTGCCGCCGACAAAGCCCACAGTTCCGCCCAGAAATGCCCCAAGTCCTTCAGCTATTTGATTGATCAGATTTTGTACTTGTCTGATGATGTCTTCGATTTTGAATAAATCGAGAACTCGTTGGCCGAGTTCTCCAGAAAACCGATATTCAAGCTGGTTCACCCAATCATTTAAGGTTTGGATGCCTTTATTAATTCCTTGGGGAAATCTGTTGGTCAGTTGTTGGAATTCAACCACAAAAGGTGGCACAATGATCAGTACCACAATGGTGAAGATGAACACCAAGAAGCTAATGGATAAAAAGACCGCCCACGATCGCTTTAAATTTTTCCACTGTTGTAAAAATCTGGCGAATCGGTTTAAGGCTGTGGCTAAAATTACCGCAGCGAAGACCAGTAATAATATCTGCCGAATTTGCCAGAGAATGTAAAACGATAGGATAAAAACTA encodes:
- a CDS encoding amino acid ABC transporter substrate-binding protein, encoding MHKCGSLLIGTLLLVATLTACESSNTTSSTTNSSGANSTSTTSTGTGKSRLDIVKQRGQLICGVDGKIPGFSFVNESGEYSGLDVDICKAVAAAVLGDPNAVEYRNLDSTERFEALKAGEVDILSRNTTWTISRDTSVGLEFAPTTFYDGQGMMVGKDSGITKLEDLQGKAVCVEAGTTSELNLTDALRQRNVQSETVTFQQADPAYAAYAEGRCQGITSDRSQLVARRSTLPNPDEHILLDITMSKEPLGPVTVNNDSAWFDVVKWTTYALIEAEELGVTQANIEQMKTNANPNIKRLLGTEGDLGKGLGLSNDFAANAIKAVGNYGEVYERNLGQGSQFKLPRGLNALWTTPGGLMYSPPFR
- a CDS encoding homocysteine biosynthesis protein, producing MRTIAEINEKIKEKRAVVLTVEELKARVAETSVAQMAKEVDVVTTGTFEPMESSGAIINLGHTDPPIKIRRCWLDGVLAYSGFGAVDLYLGATEVSEDGDESREIGGGHVIANLIAGKPVHLRAIGQETDCYPRASFETTISRDTINQFYLYNPRNLYQNFIVGVNGGDRPLYTYLGPLQPRLGNAVYSNIGALSPLLNDPELKLIGIGSRIFLAGGIGYVAWEGTQHFPLQKRLPNQTPIGPAATLALIGDAKQMNPKWVRGCYFKNYGPSIMLGVGVAFPVLNEAVVQCCAVSDKEIVAPVVDFSIPRRVRPTFGLVSYAQLKTGRLKIEGKPVRVAPLASIYLSRQVALELKQWIAQGEFTLTEPVAPLDMNRSFLPQNLWGSQMTLD
- a CDS encoding AI-2E family transporter, whose product is MNLGQSIGLLVFILSFYILWQIRQILLLVFAAVILATALNRFARFLQQWKNLKRSWAVFLSISFLVFIFTIVVLIIVPPFVVEFQQLTNRFPQGINKGIQTLNDWVNQLEYRFSGELGQRVLDLFKIEDIIRQVQNLINQIAEGLGAFLGGTVGFVGGTVGVFLSFLLVMILSIMILAEPLAYRRAFVRLFPSFYRRRVEYILDRCDVALGGWLVGILLNMTAITVLSWIGLSILGVRLALAHAVLAGLLTFIPNIGPGLSVLPPMVIAVLDDPWKSLAVLILYILIQQAESNFLTPFVMAQQVSLLPAITLLAQLFFATFFGFLGLFLALPLTVVAQVWVQEILIKDVLDKWDKKLENISENMANLNQISQILDPEPAICLVSANPPPEILETSENTDITPTNSPSGAVTPQENLENAVENIPASEDVSEASENSPQA